One part of the bacterium genome encodes these proteins:
- a CDS encoding 1-acyl-sn-glycerol-3-phosphate acyltransferase, whose product MYETSRERKPSLLARLFPSLYFYSGVFCTVIRASRRAKRGRYGCPEWVGSSLEILERTEATGGKVTVEGLDRLNSFSGPRVYVGNHMSTLETFLLPSILRPVGPVTFIVKKELLDYPVFGHVMRSRKPIALGRSNPREDLETVFREGKELLASGVSVIVFPQTTRAERFDPSRFNTIGAKLAARAKVPLVPVALKTDFWGTGKMIKDFGVISPEKRVYFSFGEPIAPQGKGDEAHRATVEFISGALGRWEKLPG is encoded by the coding sequence ATTTACGAAACCAGCCGGGAAAGGAAACCCTCCCTCCTCGCGCGCCTTTTTCCCTCGCTCTATTTTTATTCCGGCGTCTTCTGTACGGTAATCCGCGCGTCCCGTAGGGCGAAACGCGGCAGGTACGGCTGCCCGGAGTGGGTGGGAAGCTCTCTCGAAATACTGGAGCGCACCGAGGCGACGGGGGGGAAGGTAACCGTTGAGGGGCTCGACCGTTTGAATTCGTTTTCCGGCCCCCGCGTCTACGTCGGAAACCACATGTCCACCCTGGAAACCTTCCTTTTGCCTTCGATTCTCCGGCCTGTAGGCCCCGTGACTTTTATCGTCAAGAAGGAGCTTCTTGACTACCCCGTCTTCGGCCACGTGATGCGCTCGCGAAAGCCGATAGCCCTCGGCAGGAGCAATCCCAGGGAAGACCTCGAAACGGTTTTTCGTGAGGGAAAAGAGCTTCTGGCCTCCGGAGTCAGCGTTATCGTCTTTCCGCAGACCACCCGCGCGGAGCGCTTCGACCCCTCGCGCTTCAACACGATAGGGGCGAAACTGGCAGCCCGCGCCAAGGTCCCTCTCGTGCCGGTGGCGCTGAAGACGGATTTTTGGGGTACCGGGAAGATGATAAAGGACTTCGGGGTTATTTCCCCCGAAAAGCGGGTGTACTTCTCTTTCGGGGAGCCGATAGCCCCCCAGGGGAAGGGAGACGAGGCTCACCGGGCGACGGTGGAGTTCATCTCCGGGGCCCTTGGCCGCTGGGAAAAACTACCGGGGTAG
- a CDS encoding radical SAM protein codes for MANLGLQSLYRIISALPGAVCDLHFADRPRGLLTGQSIASSSIIAFSLSFEGDYPAIPEILRQAGIAPLAADRGEDSPLLLAGGMAATLNPEPLAEIFDIFYLGEAEGPFALLHEFLSENIGLERSLLLGRLAAASLPGVYVPSAYRVAADYSREPLHGAPEKVAMQRAPEGWEPAHTVIAGGEDDPFGGARLLEISRGCPHGCRFCATGYLARPARFIPFEKLLPYIEKYAGKGERIGLVGAAVSNHPEFARIAREILAAGGGFTVSSFRAETLDDEMLGLLREGGLKTLTLAIEAGTEQLRRRAGKTLDEEALLRAAQLASRHRVSRLKVYAMVGLPGEEDSDVEELARLAGRVKTALGRGNVTLSAAPFVPKPHTPFQWEKMEDEEVLRRRIRLLKRISGPISGLTVDAESPKWSLVQGLLSRAGREAGKWLAGGGEGVQWPRILRTPEAAGILGARDPDALLPWDFISETPRRELLLEERRRSGLILPPMPCPSESCRFCGICRGD; via the coding sequence ATGGCGAACCTGGGGCTGCAGTCCCTCTACCGCATCATCAGCGCCCTGCCCGGGGCCGTCTGCGACCTCCACTTCGCGGACAGGCCCCGGGGCCTTTTAACGGGCCAGTCCATAGCAAGCTCCAGCATCATCGCCTTTTCCCTCTCCTTTGAAGGCGATTACCCCGCGATTCCCGAAATTCTCCGGCAGGCGGGGATTGCGCCGCTCGCCGCCGACAGGGGCGAGGACTCCCCGCTCCTACTGGCAGGAGGGATGGCGGCAACCCTCAACCCCGAGCCCCTCGCGGAGATCTTCGACATCTTCTACCTCGGCGAGGCGGAAGGCCCCTTCGCCCTTCTCCACGAGTTTCTGTCCGAAAATATTGGCCTTGAACGGTCTCTACTCCTTGGCAGACTCGCCGCCGCCTCCCTTCCCGGCGTCTACGTCCCCTCCGCCTACAGGGTCGCCGCCGATTATTCAAGGGAACCGCTTCACGGCGCTCCGGAGAAGGTGGCGATGCAAAGGGCGCCGGAGGGGTGGGAACCGGCGCACACCGTTATCGCCGGGGGCGAGGACGACCCCTTCGGGGGGGCGCGGCTGCTCGAAATAAGCAGGGGCTGCCCCCACGGGTGCAGATTCTGCGCCACGGGCTATCTCGCCAGGCCCGCCCGCTTCATCCCCTTTGAAAAACTCCTTCCCTACATCGAAAAATACGCCGGAAAGGGCGAGCGCATCGGCCTCGTCGGGGCCGCGGTCTCCAACCACCCCGAGTTCGCAAGGATCGCCCGCGAAATTCTCGCCGCGGGGGGCGGCTTCACGGTTTCCTCTTTTCGCGCCGAGACCCTTGACGACGAAATGCTCGGGCTCCTCCGGGAAGGCGGGCTAAAGACCCTTACCCTCGCTATCGAGGCAGGCACGGAGCAGCTACGGCGGAGGGCGGGAAAGACCCTCGACGAGGAGGCTCTTTTAAGAGCGGCGCAGCTTGCCTCCCGCCACAGGGTCTCCCGGTTGAAAGTCTACGCGATGGTCGGCCTTCCGGGCGAGGAGGATTCAGACGTAGAAGAGCTCGCCAGACTCGCGGGCAGGGTAAAGACCGCCCTCGGAAGGGGCAACGTAACCCTGAGCGCCGCCCCCTTCGTCCCGAAGCCCCACACTCCCTTCCAGTGGGAAAAGATGGAGGACGAAGAGGTGCTGAGGAGGAGAATCCGCCTTCTCAAGAGGATTTCCGGCCCCATCTCCGGCCTCACGGTCGACGCCGAGTCGCCGAAATGGTCCCTCGTTCAGGGGCTCTTGTCCAGAGCCGGGCGCGAAGCGGGGAAGTGGCTCGCGGGAGGCGGTGAAGGCGTCCAGTGGCCGCGAATCCTCCGGACGCCGGAGGCTGCGGGAATTCTCGGCGCAAGAGACCCGGACGCCCTCCTGCCGTGGGATTTCATCTCGGAAACCCCCCGCAGGGAGCTTCTTCTCGAAGAGCGAAGAAGAAGCGGGCTCATCCTTCCGCCCATGCCCTGCCCCTCGGAAAGCTGCCGGTTTTGCGGAATATGCCGGGGAGACTGA
- a CDS encoding glycosyltransferase, translated as MPFAPRPTSFRSITTADAVLAKENPAPRGAVSVIIPVLDEEESLGSLLGDLSRQRGIRLQVIVADGGSKDRTRAVFDSFEGENFLWVDAPRGRGAQLNAGTKAALHEDLLFLHADTRIRDEDLISGGFAAMGRECAGSSRVLGHFATGFHDRPLDFTHFFLMAKTTQNLPECVNGDQGFWLRKGFFRELGGFDDALPYLEDMRLAYQAFAGGKIALLPGKLETSSRRFGAQGPKKRLLLNALIRLAHEADAREFYGRAGTLYGEQAKAGALRITPFFDALWKEGKREGRWRFMRKLWKFGARNSWQVPFWLDSRRAFRRGYEDPEGLAAKPERLILRVISGEFVVFFFFAALFAGRIIEFKSRK; from the coding sequence TTGCCCTTCGCACCACGCCCTACGAGTTTTCGCTCTATTACGACTGCTGACGCGGTTTTGGCGAAGGAAAACCCCGCGCCTCGCGGCGCGGTCAGCGTGATAATCCCTGTGCTCGACGAGGAAGAGTCTCTGGGCAGCCTCCTTGGCGACCTATCCCGCCAGAGGGGAATCCGTCTTCAGGTAATCGTCGCCGACGGAGGCTCCAAAGACCGCACCAGGGCCGTTTTCGACTCCTTCGAGGGTGAAAACTTCCTCTGGGTGGACGCGCCGAGGGGCAGGGGCGCGCAGCTCAACGCGGGGACAAAGGCGGCGCTCCATGAAGACCTTCTCTTTCTCCACGCGGACACGCGGATTAGGGATGAAGACCTCATCTCCGGCGGATTCGCCGCGATGGGAAGGGAGTGCGCCGGGTCCAGCCGCGTTCTGGGCCATTTCGCGACGGGTTTTCACGACCGCCCCCTCGATTTCACCCATTTTTTCCTGATGGCGAAGACAACGCAGAATCTTCCCGAGTGCGTCAACGGCGATCAGGGGTTCTGGCTCCGGAAAGGGTTTTTCCGGGAGCTCGGCGGTTTTGACGACGCCCTGCCCTACCTTGAGGATATGCGGCTCGCGTATCAGGCCTTTGCCGGGGGAAAAATCGCCCTCCTCCCCGGAAAGCTGGAGACCTCTTCGAGGCGCTTCGGAGCCCAGGGGCCAAAAAAGAGGCTCCTTCTCAACGCGCTGATACGGCTTGCCCACGAAGCGGACGCGAGGGAGTTTTACGGAAGGGCCGGGACTCTCTACGGGGAGCAGGCCAAAGCCGGCGCGCTTAGGATCACCCCCTTTTTTGACGCCCTGTGGAAGGAAGGGAAAAGGGAGGGGAGATGGCGTTTCATGCGAAAGCTCTGGAAGTTCGGCGCGCGAAACTCCTGGCAGGTTCCCTTCTGGCTGGACTCGCGGCGGGCTTTCCGAAGGGGATACGAAGATCCCGAGGGGCTGGCCGCAAAACCCGAAAGGCTGATTTTACGGGTAATATCCGGGGAATTCGTGGTATTTTTCTTCTTCGCGGCCCTGTTCGCCGGAAGAATAATCGAATTTAAAAGCAGGAAGTAA
- the glnA gene encoding type I glutamate--ammonia ligase, producing the protein MDQKSVMNFARENECVFADVKFSDFLGQWRRIGVPIQQFSSSVFEEGLSLDSSALPGWSSKGSGLVLVPDPSTMRVDPFPKAKTMSLIGSVREGSTRAPYPLDPRNIAKKAVEFMVAEGIGETASFGVEPGFFIFDDVRFDQTRNSAFHFVDSVEAQWNSGREEGPNLGYKGKAGESRYPVQPYDSLADLRQEMAQELIRLCIGVEREQHEAASAGQCELVLRHANLVEEADNLQWLKYVLRNTALRSAKTLTFMPKPVFEEPGSSMHVSQSLWRSGKNLFSGEEYGGLSQTALHYAGGILRHAPALMALCNPTANSYRRLLTKGEVPVALSYSAVDKNAVVRTPLHPAGAKARRIEFCLPDPSANGYLAFAALLMAGIDGIIHRIEPGAPLEEKPKTKAGWMPQSLEEALRALEKDHSFLLAGGVFSKNAVERWIELKLEREVRPLALRTTPYEFSLYYDC; encoded by the coding sequence ATGGATCAAAAGAGCGTTATGAACTTCGCCCGCGAAAACGAATGTGTTTTCGCGGACGTTAAATTTTCCGACTTTCTCGGGCAGTGGCGGCGCATCGGCGTCCCCATCCAGCAGTTTTCCTCCTCTGTTTTCGAGGAAGGGCTGAGTCTGGATTCGTCCGCCCTGCCGGGCTGGAGCTCGAAGGGTTCGGGGCTGGTCCTCGTGCCCGACCCCTCGACCATGAGGGTCGATCCCTTTCCGAAGGCAAAGACGATGAGCCTTATCGGCAGCGTCCGCGAAGGCTCTACCCGCGCCCCCTACCCTCTCGACCCGCGCAATATTGCGAAAAAGGCGGTGGAATTCATGGTTGCCGAGGGAATCGGGGAGACGGCGAGCTTCGGAGTCGAGCCCGGCTTTTTCATCTTCGACGACGTGCGCTTCGACCAGACCCGCAACAGCGCCTTCCACTTCGTCGATTCGGTGGAGGCCCAGTGGAACTCGGGGAGGGAGGAGGGACCGAACCTCGGCTACAAGGGCAAGGCGGGGGAAAGCCGCTATCCGGTGCAGCCCTACGATTCTCTGGCGGACCTTCGCCAGGAGATGGCGCAGGAGCTTATCCGCCTGTGCATCGGGGTCGAGCGCGAGCAGCACGAAGCCGCCTCGGCGGGGCAGTGCGAGCTGGTGCTCAGGCACGCGAACCTCGTCGAGGAGGCCGACAACCTCCAGTGGCTGAAGTACGTCCTTCGGAACACCGCCCTTCGGAGCGCCAAGACCCTCACCTTCATGCCGAAGCCGGTCTTCGAGGAGCCCGGAAGCTCGATGCACGTGAGCCAGTCGCTCTGGCGCTCCGGCAAAAACCTCTTTTCCGGCGAGGAATACGGAGGGCTTTCCCAGACCGCCCTCCACTACGCCGGCGGCATTCTCCGTCACGCGCCCGCTCTTATGGCCCTCTGCAACCCCACGGCCAACTCCTACCGGAGGCTCCTCACGAAGGGCGAGGTTCCGGTCGCCCTCTCCTATTCCGCCGTGGACAAAAACGCCGTGGTGCGAACCCCCCTCCACCCCGCCGGGGCAAAGGCGAGGCGGATAGAGTTTTGTCTGCCCGACCCTTCGGCGAACGGGTATCTGGCCTTCGCGGCTCTCCTGATGGCGGGAATCGACGGGATAATACACCGCATCGAGCCCGGCGCTCCTCTCGAAGAGAAGCCGAAGACGAAAGCCGGCTGGATGCCCCAGTCTCTGGAAGAAGCCCTCCGGGCGCTTGAAAAGGACCATTCTTTCCTCCTCGCCGGGGGGGTCTTTTCAAAGAACGCCGTAGAGCGCTGGATAGAGCTCAAGCTCGAACGCGAGGTCAGGCCGCTTGCCCTTCGCACCACGCCCTACGAGTTTTCGCTCTATTACGACTGCTGA
- the ftsZ gene encoding cell division protein FtsZ: MPVANRHRATIKVIGVGGAGGNVLDTMIAGGVSGVEFIVANTDAQALEDKNAKTRLQLGAGLTRGLGAGGDPNMGRQAAIESTAHINELIGTADMVFITAGMGGGTGTGASPVIAKQAKEAGALTVGVVTKPFTFEGKRRMKRAEEGITALKECVDTLLIIPNERLLEIAGENATTEEAYALVDNVLCQAVRGISDLITTSGRINVDFADVRAVMSTRGMALMGTGIRSGDGRASAAAHDAVSSPLLANASIQGAKMVLINFRGSSNLTMGEINEAANYIQEAAHDDAEIFFGHVIDENMKDSVEVTVIATGFDEAKSDQILDMPVQKVVNGSHMESKEPVNHDVPAFIRKEREKYGSAMRVTRIATGDSDYCSDLDAPTFLRKQAD, from the coding sequence ATGCCCGTGGCGAACAGGCACCGGGCGACGATCAAGGTAATCGGCGTCGGCGGCGCGGGCGGAAACGTTCTCGACACCATGATAGCGGGCGGGGTCAGCGGCGTCGAGTTCATCGTCGCCAACACCGACGCGCAGGCGCTTGAGGACAAGAACGCCAAGACGCGCCTCCAGCTCGGGGCGGGGCTGACGAGGGGCCTCGGAGCGGGAGGCGACCCGAACATGGGGCGTCAGGCCGCCATCGAGTCCACCGCCCACATCAACGAGCTTATCGGCACGGCGGACATGGTCTTCATCACCGCGGGGATGGGCGGCGGCACCGGCACCGGAGCCAGTCCCGTCATCGCGAAACAGGCCAAGGAAGCCGGGGCGCTGACCGTCGGCGTGGTCACCAAGCCCTTCACCTTCGAGGGCAAGCGCAGGATGAAAAGAGCCGAGGAGGGAATCACGGCGCTCAAGGAGTGCGTTGACACCCTTCTGATCATCCCCAACGAGCGGCTCCTCGAAATAGCGGGCGAAAACGCCACCACGGAGGAGGCTTACGCCCTCGTGGACAACGTCCTTTGCCAGGCGGTGCGCGGGATATCCGATCTCATCACCACCTCCGGCAGGATAAACGTCGATTTCGCCGACGTGCGCGCCGTCATGAGCACTCGCGGCATGGCGCTCATGGGCACCGGCATACGCTCGGGCGACGGCAGGGCTTCCGCCGCGGCCCACGACGCGGTATCGAGCCCCCTTCTCGCCAACGCCTCGATACAGGGCGCGAAGATGGTGCTTATCAACTTTCGCGGCAGCTCCAACCTCACGATGGGCGAGATCAATGAGGCGGCCAACTACATTCAGGAAGCGGCCCACGACGACGCGGAGATCTTCTTCGGCCACGTCATCGACGAGAACATGAAGGATTCGGTGGAAGTTACCGTCATCGCCACCGGCTTCGACGAAGCCAAATCCGACCAGATTCTCGACATGCCGGTGCAGAAGGTGGTCAACGGGAGCCACATGGAAAGCAAGGAGCCGGTGAACCACGACGTTCCGGCGTTCATCAGAAAAGAGCGGGAAAAGTACGGCTCCGCGATGAGGGTCACCCGCATCGCCACGGGCGATTCCGATTACTGCAGCGACCTGGACGCCCCGACTTTCCTGCGCAAGCAGGCAGATTAG
- the nifA gene encoding nif-specific transcriptional activator NifA → MLSRDSLQNKIHELTALYEVSQALAASLDLRQVLEKILGVLSKKLGMNRGTVALLNRLTGDIEIETSLGLTEAEKKRGRYRLGEGVTGTVVATGEPMVVQSIGKEPLFLNRTKSRGDISKEDISFLCVPIKAGDETVGALSVDRLFSPDVSFTEDVRLLEIIASMIGQAVKVHKMRDDERSKLVAEKERLQTDLVTKYNISNIIGNSKAMHHVYAMIAQVAKSNATVLIRGESGTGKELVANAIHYGSLRSGRPLIKVNCSAIPETLIESELFGHEKGAFTGAAEAKQGRFELASGGTIFLDEIGDLNPAIQVKLLRVLQEKEFERVGGVKTIKINLRIIAATNRNLEEEIKEGKFREDLYYRLNVFPIYMPALRERKTDILLLAEHFLEKYSRENGKEIRRITTPAIDMLMSYHWPGNVRELENCIERAVLLCNGPAIHSYHLPPTLQTAEATSGGGEDLSFDEAVANFETDIIIDALKATRGNIRKAAQRLKTTQRILGYKITKYRIEPKKYT, encoded by the coding sequence ATGTTGAGCAGAGATTCGCTACAGAATAAAATCCACGAACTGACGGCGCTTTACGAGGTGAGTCAGGCCCTTGCCGCAAGTCTCGACCTGCGGCAGGTGCTCGAAAAAATACTCGGGGTTCTGTCCAAAAAACTCGGCATGAACAGGGGGACGGTCGCCCTGCTCAACAGGCTGACGGGCGATATAGAGATAGAAACCTCGCTCGGGCTGACCGAAGCCGAGAAGAAGCGCGGGCGCTACCGGCTGGGCGAGGGCGTCACAGGCACCGTCGTGGCGACCGGAGAGCCGATGGTCGTCCAGTCCATCGGCAAGGAGCCCCTCTTCCTCAACAGGACCAAGAGCAGGGGAGACATCTCGAAAGAAGACATCTCCTTTTTGTGCGTGCCCATCAAGGCCGGGGACGAGACGGTCGGAGCCCTGAGCGTGGATCGCCTCTTCAGCCCCGATGTGAGCTTCACCGAGGACGTGCGCCTCCTCGAAATCATCGCCTCGATGATCGGCCAGGCGGTCAAGGTTCACAAAATGCGCGACGACGAGCGCTCAAAACTGGTCGCCGAAAAAGAGCGCCTCCAGACCGACCTCGTCACCAAGTACAACATCTCCAACATCATCGGCAACTCCAAGGCGATGCACCACGTCTACGCCATGATAGCCCAGGTCGCCAAGTCCAACGCCACCGTGCTCATAAGGGGCGAGAGCGGCACGGGAAAGGAACTGGTGGCGAACGCCATCCACTACGGGAGCCTTCGCTCCGGCAGGCCGCTCATAAAGGTCAACTGTTCCGCCATTCCCGAGACCCTCATCGAAAGCGAGCTTTTCGGCCATGAGAAGGGGGCCTTCACCGGGGCTGCGGAAGCCAAGCAGGGGCGCTTCGAGCTTGCCTCGGGGGGCACCATCTTTCTGGACGAGATAGGGGACCTGAACCCGGCGATTCAGGTAAAGCTCCTTCGGGTTCTGCAGGAAAAGGAGTTCGAGCGGGTCGGCGGGGTGAAGACGATAAAGATCAACCTGCGCATAATCGCCGCCACGAACAGGAATCTCGAAGAAGAGATAAAAGAGGGAAAATTCAGGGAAGACCTCTACTACCGGCTAAACGTTTTCCCCATCTACATGCCCGCCCTGCGCGAGAGAAAGACCGACATCCTCCTTCTGGCGGAGCACTTCCTCGAAAAGTACTCACGCGAAAACGGCAAGGAGATACGCAGGATAACCACCCCCGCTATAGACATGCTGATGAGCTACCACTGGCCGGGAAACGTGCGAGAGCTTGAGAACTGCATCGAAAGGGCCGTCCTTTTGTGCAATGGCCCCGCGATCCACTCCTACCACCTGCCGCCGACCCTCCAGACGGCGGAAGCCACCTCGGGAGGCGGAGAAGACCTCTCCTTCGACGAGGCGGTGGCGAATTTCGAGACGGATATAATAATCGACGCCCTGAAGGCCACCAGGGGAAACATCAGAAAAGCGGCCCAGAGGCTTAAAACCACCCAGAGGATTTTGGGCTACAAAATTACCAAGTACAGGATAGAACCCAAAAAGTACACTTAG
- a CDS encoding aminotransferase class III-fold pyridoxal phosphate-dependent enzyme: MDIYEQYSDLTPGSSILHNHAIHLFPGGICHNLRLFDPYPIYPRRAVGGIITDVDGRDIVDLWMGHFTMIFGHNFATVKNAVVNALDGGWHWGMPHEKEVRLADEIMLAAPAIRKLRFCCTGTEATMYAVRLARAFTGKGWVLKVAGGWHGASTDLSFAVKHPFGEPEGAGLPEPDRQGVAHLQFNDIEASKKVIEVHQGHTAAIIVEPMLGAGGFIPADPEYLKFLRQACDDIGAVLIFDEIITGFRFRYGILADEYGVRPDLVTLGKIVGGGFPIGLYGGRADIMELANPKSAARPGRPVLVGGGTFSANPVTMAAGLATLDVLRTQAGGIYSSLAAKGEKLRKGITERFDSAGVPAECTGKGSLFMTHILKDKSCAGTLRSPADIAEKTLAKMPDREMKISLLNHGVFSVHGGGSVCTAHSETDVEKVLDGYEGAAKDLKKILSR; the protein is encoded by the coding sequence GTGGACATCTACGAGCAGTACTCGGATCTCACGCCCGGTTCCAGCATCCTCCACAACCACGCCATCCACCTCTTCCCCGGCGGAATATGCCACAACCTCCGCCTCTTCGATCCCTATCCAATATACCCGAGAAGGGCCGTCGGAGGGATTATAACCGACGTGGACGGCAGGGACATCGTCGATCTGTGGATGGGCCACTTTACGATGATCTTCGGCCACAACTTCGCGACGGTGAAAAACGCCGTGGTCAACGCCCTCGACGGGGGGTGGCACTGGGGAATGCCCCACGAAAAAGAGGTGAGGCTGGCCGACGAAATAATGCTGGCCGCTCCCGCCATCCGCAAGCTCCGCTTTTGCTGCACCGGCACCGAGGCGACGATGTACGCCGTGCGCCTCGCCAGGGCTTTCACCGGCAAGGGCTGGGTGTTGAAGGTCGCCGGGGGGTGGCACGGGGCTTCGACCGACCTCAGCTTCGCCGTAAAACACCCCTTCGGGGAGCCGGAGGGCGCGGGACTTCCCGAACCCGACAGGCAGGGCGTCGCCCATCTGCAGTTCAACGACATCGAGGCCAGCAAAAAGGTCATCGAGGTCCATCAGGGCCACACCGCCGCCATTATAGTAGAGCCGATGCTGGGCGCGGGAGGGTTCATCCCCGCCGACCCGGAATATTTGAAGTTTCTGCGCCAGGCCTGCGACGACATCGGCGCTGTCCTCATCTTCGACGAGATAATCACCGGTTTTAGGTTCCGCTACGGAATCCTGGCCGACGAATACGGAGTGCGCCCCGACCTCGTGACCCTCGGCAAGATCGTCGGCGGCGGCTTCCCCATCGGCCTCTACGGGGGAAGGGCCGACATCATGGAGCTGGCGAACCCCAAGAGCGCGGCGCGACCCGGCAGGCCCGTCCTCGTAGGGGGAGGCACCTTTTCCGCCAACCCGGTTACGATGGCTGCGGGCCTCGCCACCCTCGACGTCCTCAGGACGCAGGCGGGCGGCATTTACTCATCCCTCGCCGCAAAGGGTGAAAAGCTGAGGAAGGGAATAACCGAGCGCTTCGATTCCGCGGGAGTTCCGGCGGAATGCACCGGCAAGGGAAGCCTCTTCATGACCCACATCCTGAAAGACAAATCCTGCGCCGGGACGCTCCGCTCGCCCGCCGATATAGCCGAGAAGACCCTGGCGAAAATGCCCGACAGGGAGATGAAGATATCACTGCTGAACCACGGGGTCTTTTCCGTCCACGGCGGCGGCTCGGTGTGCACCGCCCATTCCGAGACGGACGTGGAAAAGGTTCTGGACGGCTACGAGGGAGCAGCAAAGGACCTCAAGAAAATTCTGTCCAGATAA